A portion of the Thermotoga sp. SG1 genome contains these proteins:
- a CDS encoding ATP-binding cassette domain-containing protein, whose translation MSVIETENLTKYYGKSRGIEDVTFSVEEGEIFGFIGPNGAGKTTTIRLLLGLIFPTSGRARIFGKDVLKEGKEIRKKVGYIPGEVSFYSEVTVEEFLRYSSNFYEKVDENYVRKLCSLFSLDTKKRIRELSMGNKKKVAIVQALMHRPKLLILDEPTNGLDPIVQNMFFEILKNEKDRGTTIFFSSHILSEVERLCDRVAMIKDGRILRVESVEGLKKEKYKIVRVRGKKLEALKKLPEVSRLKFENGMAEFLFSGPTERLIEILHELKPSDFWVEEPSLEEIFMSYYREGEKMNVLRWDLKRYIKSTLAWTIVLILLQFMYAAFYPSMAKETELITKWMKVMPKAFVKLFGLEDMDFSNIMNYLAMVSSIYVTLVGGVFASLTGVRSISREESEKTIEFLLSKPVSRSEVVFSKFLSSLIHVLIFDALLFVSLFFFANVYSSSPIEMDKFIVFALSQTVLHITLMNISFLVGTLRSDSALSFGLGTTFVLYVLNMISKLTDSAEFLKYFTPFSYTDPSNIIRHGFPEYSGLFFVLVNASLLIVSIVSFSRKDILV comes from the coding sequence ATGTCTGTCATTGAAACAGAAAATCTCACCAAGTACTACGGAAAATCTCGTGGTATTGAAGATGTGACGTTTTCGGTTGAAGAAGGAGAGATCTTCGGTTTTATCGGACCAAACGGTGCCGGGAAGACCACGACGATAAGGTTACTCCTTGGTTTGATCTTTCCAACCTCCGGTCGAGCACGCATATTTGGGAAAGACGTTTTGAAAGAAGGCAAAGAAATCAGAAAGAAAGTGGGTTACATCCCTGGAGAAGTGAGTTTTTATTCTGAGGTAACGGTGGAAGAGTTTCTCAGATATTCTTCGAATTTCTACGAAAAGGTGGATGAAAACTACGTGAGGAAGTTATGCAGTCTTTTCTCTCTTGATACGAAAAAACGTATCAGAGAACTCTCCATGGGGAACAAAAAGAAGGTAGCAATTGTTCAAGCCTTGATGCACAGACCAAAACTTCTCATTCTGGACGAGCCAACGAACGGGCTCGACCCTATTGTTCAGAACATGTTCTTTGAGATTTTGAAAAATGAAAAGGATAGGGGAACTACGATCTTCTTCTCTTCCCATATCCTGAGTGAGGTGGAAAGACTCTGCGATCGGGTTGCGATGATAAAGGACGGTAGGATACTCAGGGTGGAGAGTGTGGAAGGTCTAAAAAAAGAAAAGTACAAGATAGTGCGGGTCAGAGGGAAAAAGCTTGAAGCGTTGAAAAAGCTACCTGAAGTGAGTCGTTTGAAGTTCGAAAATGGAATGGCTGAGTTTCTCTTCTCTGGACCAACCGAAAGGCTCATTGAAATCCTTCACGAGCTGAAACCATCTGATTTCTGGGTGGAGGAACCTTCTCTTGAAGAGATCTTCATGTCCTATTACAGGGAGGGAGAAAAAATGAATGTCCTCAGATGGGATTTGAAGAGATACATAAAAAGTACACTCGCATGGACAATTGTCTTGATACTTCTTCAGTTCATGTACGCTGCGTTCTATCCAAGCATGGCAAAAGAAACAGAACTCATAACCAAGTGGATGAAAGTCATGCCGAAGGCCTTTGTGAAACTTTTCGGACTGGAGGATATGGACTTTTCCAACATCATGAACTATCTTGCGATGGTTTCCAGTATCTATGTGACACTCGTTGGAGGAGTTTTTGCATCTCTGACCGGGGTGAGAAGTATCTCAAGAGAGGAAAGCGAGAAAACCATTGAATTTCTGCTTTCAAAACCGGTCTCAAGATCTGAGGTTGTTTTTTCGAAATTTCTCTCGTCATTGATTCATGTTCTCATCTTCGACGCACTTTTGTTTGTGAGTTTATTCTTCTTTGCGAACGTCTACAGTTCATCTCCCATTGAAATGGATAAATTCATCGTGTTCGCTCTCAGTCAGACTGTCCTTCACATCACTCTCATGAACATTTCTTTTCTTGTGGGCACCCTGAGATCAGACAGTGCTCTCTCGTTTGGTCTTGGTACAACCTTCGTTCTGTATGTACTGAATATGATATCAAAACTCACAGATTCTGCGGAGTTTCTGAAGTACTT